One Cedecea neteri DNA segment encodes these proteins:
- a CDS encoding porin OmpC encodes MKVKALSLLVPALLVAGAANAAEIYNKDGNKLDLYGKVDGLHYFSNDKSADGDQTYVRFGFKGETQINDQLTGYGQWEYNVQANNTESADKQAWTRLAFAGLKFGQAGSFDYGRNYGVVYDVTSWTDVLPEFGGDTYGSDNFLQQRANGVATYRNTDFFGLVDGLNFALQYQGKNGSQSGEGSTNNGRDVLKQNGDGFGGSLTYALGEGFSVGSAISSSKRTTDQNAASQLGHGDDATTYTGGLKYDANNIYLATQYTQTYNATRAGDLGFANKAQNFEIVAQYQFDFGLRPSVAYLQSKGKDLGNGYGNQDLLKYVDVGATYYFNKNMSTYVDYKINLLDKNDFTQAAGIGTDDVVGVGLVYQF; translated from the coding sequence AAAGCACTGTCCCTTCTGGTACCAGCTCTGCTGGTAGCAGGCGCTGCAAACGCAGCCGAAATTTACAACAAAGACGGCAATAAATTAGACCTGTACGGTAAAGTTGATGGTCTGCACTATTTCTCCAACGACAAAAGCGCTGACGGCGACCAAACTTACGTTCGCTTCGGCTTCAAAGGCGAAACTCAGATCAACGACCAACTGACCGGTTACGGCCAGTGGGAATACAACGTTCAGGCGAACAACACTGAGTCTGCTGACAAGCAGGCATGGACTCGTCTGGCATTCGCTGGTCTGAAATTTGGCCAGGCAGGCTCTTTCGACTACGGTCGTAACTACGGCGTAGTTTACGATGTCACTTCCTGGACCGACGTTCTGCCAGAATTCGGTGGCGATACTTACGGTTCTGACAACTTCCTGCAGCAGCGTGCTAACGGCGTTGCCACCTACCGTAACACTGACTTCTTCGGTCTGGTTGATGGCCTGAACTTTGCTCTGCAATACCAGGGTAAAAACGGTAGCCAGAGCGGCGAAGGTTCTACCAACAATGGTCGTGACGTGCTGAAACAGAACGGTGACGGCTTCGGCGGCTCCCTGACCTATGCACTGGGTGAAGGCTTCAGCGTTGGTTCTGCAATTTCCAGCTCTAAACGTACTACAGACCAGAACGCAGCGAGTCAGCTGGGTCACGGTGACGATGCAACCACCTACACCGGCGGCCTGAAATACGACGCGAACAACATCTATCTGGCAACGCAGTACACCCAGACCTACAATGCAACTCGCGCTGGCGACCTGGGCTTTGCTAACAAAGCACAGAACTTCGAAATTGTTGCTCAGTACCAGTTTGACTTCGGTCTGCGTCCGTCCGTGGCTTACCTGCAGTCTAAAGGCAAAGACCTGGGCAATGGTTACGGCAACCAGGACCTGCTGAAATATGTTGATGTTGGCGCGACTTACTACTTCAACAAAAACATGTCCACCTATGTTGACTACAAAATCAACCTGCTGGACAAAAATGACTTCACTCAGGCTGCTGGCATCGGTACCGATGACGTTGTGGGTGTAGGCCTGGTTTACCAGTTCTAA
- the apbE gene encoding FAD:protein FMN transferase ApbE — translation MDLRIIRRGWLALALFALSGCDNAQPDATKALVLEGKTMGTYWRVSLADVDDAQKAALQKKIQDQLDADDRLMSTWKKDSALSLFNQSTSTEPYPVSEAMSDIVTMSLRIGAKTDGAMDITVGPLVNLWGFGPDKQPLHTPNQTQIDAAKALTGLQHLKVVNAAGKQWLQKDLPGLYVDLSTIGEGYAADHLARLMEQNGISRYLVSVGGAVTTRGTNPAGKAWRVAIQKPTDRENAVQAMVDINGHGISTSGSYRNYYELDGKRISHIINPQTGRPIEHKLVSATVIAPTAMEADGWDTGLMVLGEEKAKQVAEKEGLAVYLISKEGDGFRSWMSPQFKTFLLDEKN, via the coding sequence ATGGATTTACGCATTATTCGCCGCGGCTGGCTTGCCCTAGCTCTTTTCGCTCTGTCAGGTTGTGATAACGCTCAGCCTGATGCTACAAAGGCCCTGGTGCTCGAAGGTAAAACCATGGGGACTTACTGGCGCGTGAGCCTGGCGGATGTCGATGATGCGCAGAAAGCTGCGCTGCAGAAAAAAATTCAGGATCAGCTTGATGCCGACGATCGGCTGATGTCGACCTGGAAAAAAGACTCTGCGCTTTCCCTTTTTAATCAATCCACCAGCACTGAGCCGTATCCGGTGAGCGAGGCGATGAGCGATATCGTCACGATGTCGCTGCGCATTGGCGCGAAAACCGACGGGGCGATGGACATTACGGTTGGGCCTTTGGTCAATCTGTGGGGCTTCGGGCCAGATAAACAGCCTCTGCACACGCCGAACCAGACACAAATTGATGCGGCCAAAGCCTTAACCGGATTACAGCACCTGAAGGTGGTGAATGCTGCCGGTAAGCAGTGGCTACAAAAGGATCTGCCCGGATTGTATGTTGATCTGTCGACTATCGGGGAAGGTTACGCCGCCGATCATCTTGCCCGCCTGATGGAGCAAAATGGGATTAGTCGTTACCTGGTTTCTGTGGGTGGAGCAGTGACCACTCGCGGTACTAATCCGGCAGGGAAAGCCTGGCGGGTGGCTATTCAGAAACCCACCGATCGGGAAAATGCCGTGCAGGCGATGGTTGATATCAACGGCCACGGGATCAGTACTTCGGGCAGTTACCGCAACTATTACGAGCTGGACGGCAAGCGTATTTCCCACATTATTAACCCTCAAACCGGGCGGCCAATAGAGCACAAATTAGTCTCCGCCACCGTCATTGCGCCAACGGCGATGGAAGCGGATGGTTGGGACACAGGGCTGATGGTCCTGGGGGAAGAAAAAGCCAAACAGGTTGCGGAGAAAGAAGGCCTGGCCGTTTACCTTATCAGCAAAGAAGGGGACGGGTTCCGGAGCTGGATGTCGCCGCAGTTCAAAACCTTCCTGCTTGACGAAAAAAATTAA
- the ada gene encoding bifunctional DNA-binding transcriptional regulator/O6-methylguanine-DNA methyltransferase Ada: protein MMKQTNGYITEQQRWQAVEQRDAQADGQFVFAVKTTGIFCRPSCSARRPLRENTAFYATPEAALEAGFRSCKRCQPDKLAPELQRVARIEEACRIIESSEIPLTLDELAGRVAMSSFHFHRLFKSVTGLTPNAWQKAHRARRLRQGLAQGKGVTNAIFDAGFQSGSAYYHQADAALGMTASQYRKGGARANVQFVVGTCQLGEFLVAESERGICAILLGENAETLIVELETEFPSSQLTPGDEGFASRVAQVISFIESPTAEFSLPLDIRGTAFQQQVWQALRAVPPGSTVSYSELAERIGKPAAVRAVAGACAANTLAVAIPCHRVIRSDGGLSGYRWGVERKRQLLENETRRQKE, encoded by the coding sequence ATGATGAAACAGACAAACGGGTATATCACAGAACAACAGCGCTGGCAGGCCGTGGAACAGCGCGATGCACAGGCTGACGGGCAATTTGTGTTTGCCGTCAAAACAACCGGCATTTTCTGCCGGCCCTCCTGCAGCGCTCGCCGTCCGCTGCGTGAAAATACAGCGTTCTATGCCACACCTGAAGCGGCGCTTGAGGCGGGCTTTCGTTCCTGTAAACGCTGCCAGCCTGACAAGCTTGCTCCTGAGCTCCAGCGTGTGGCGCGCATTGAAGAGGCTTGCCGGATTATTGAATCCAGTGAGATTCCGTTGACCCTTGATGAGCTTGCCGGGCGGGTCGCCATGAGCAGCTTTCACTTCCATCGGCTTTTTAAAAGTGTGACGGGCCTGACGCCAAACGCATGGCAAAAAGCCCATCGCGCTCGCCGTTTGCGTCAAGGGCTTGCTCAAGGGAAGGGGGTCACCAACGCTATTTTTGATGCGGGTTTCCAGTCTGGCAGCGCGTATTACCACCAGGCGGATGCTGCGTTGGGCATGACGGCAAGCCAGTACCGTAAGGGCGGGGCTCGTGCTAACGTGCAATTTGTGGTCGGTACCTGCCAATTAGGCGAATTTCTGGTGGCGGAAAGCGAGCGCGGTATTTGCGCAATTTTACTGGGTGAGAACGCTGAAACGCTTATTGTGGAGCTGGAAACTGAATTTCCTTCTTCACAACTTACGCCCGGTGATGAGGGATTCGCTTCACGCGTGGCGCAGGTCATTAGCTTTATCGAATCGCCCACAGCTGAATTTTCGTTGCCGCTGGATATTCGAGGGACGGCATTTCAGCAGCAGGTATGGCAGGCGCTACGAGCCGTTCCGCCTGGATCTACCGTTAGCTATAGCGAGCTGGCTGAACGTATAGGTAAACCCGCAGCTGTACGTGCCGTGGCAGGTGCCTGTGCGGCCAACACGCTTGCGGTTGCCATTCCATGCCACCGCGTTATCCGCAGCGACGGAGGGCTGTCCGGCTATCGCTGGGGCGTAGAGCGCAAGCGTCAGCTACTGGAAAACGAAACGAGAAGGCAGAAAGAATAA
- the alkB gene encoding DNA oxidative demethylase AlkB: MLDLFADDAPWEEPLAEGATILRRFAREEAAALMAGVLQVSQQAPFRHMVTPGGYTMSVAMTNCGALGWSTNQHGYLYSPQDSLTGQPWPPIPEVFQSICHRASMAAGYPDFEPDACLINRYAAGTKLSLHQDKDEPNLRQPIVSVSLGLPAIFQFGGLQRGDPLQRVMLEHGDVVVWGGFSRLFYHGILPLKPGFHPLTDQFRYNLTFRRAS; the protein is encoded by the coding sequence ATGCTGGATTTGTTTGCTGATGATGCACCGTGGGAAGAGCCACTTGCCGAGGGGGCGACTATCCTGCGGCGCTTTGCGCGGGAAGAGGCCGCCGCGCTGATGGCCGGCGTTCTGCAGGTCTCTCAGCAGGCGCCTTTCCGCCATATGGTGACGCCCGGCGGGTACACGATGTCGGTGGCAATGACAAACTGCGGCGCGTTAGGCTGGAGCACCAATCAGCATGGCTATTTGTATTCGCCTCAGGACTCGCTGACCGGGCAGCCGTGGCCGCCAATTCCTGAGGTATTTCAGTCCATTTGCCATCGAGCCTCAATGGCCGCCGGGTACCCTGATTTTGAACCCGATGCCTGCCTGATCAACCGCTATGCCGCAGGCACAAAACTCTCTCTCCACCAGGATAAAGACGAGCCTAATCTGCGCCAGCCCATTGTTTCTGTCTCGCTGGGCTTACCTGCCATTTTTCAATTTGGCGGCCTGCAGCGCGGAGATCCTTTGCAGCGTGTCATGCTGGAGCATGGTGACGTTGTGGTATGGGGAGGCTTCTCAAGGCTTTTTTATCACGGTATTCTGCCCCTCAAACCCGGTTTTCATCCTCTCACCGATCAATTCCGCTACAACCTGACCTTCCGCCGCGCTTCGTAA